A part of Paenibacillus donghaensis genomic DNA contains:
- a CDS encoding TetR/AcrR family transcriptional regulator, whose protein sequence is MANARSTTKEAKHNAILDAATELLVEKPAASLNEIANYAGIGIATLHRYVESREQLMLQLGLRAVQVVGEVMSRIPVDEEGNETYIPELVEALIPLGDKIYYLAHDTSLNYSQEMLAAEAKLKEPVQQMIESLQRKGYFRQDMSSQWILNVLYSLLFVTWQQIQEGHIAKKSAAGLVLETLYNGFKGGHS, encoded by the coding sequence ATGGCAAATGCCAGATCAACGACGAAAGAGGCCAAGCATAATGCGATTCTGGATGCGGCAACGGAGCTTTTGGTAGAGAAGCCTGCGGCTTCGCTGAATGAAATTGCCAATTATGCCGGCATTGGCATTGCTACCCTCCATCGATATGTGGAGAGCAGGGAGCAGTTAATGCTGCAGCTCGGGTTAAGGGCTGTGCAGGTCGTAGGAGAGGTAATGAGCCGAATCCCTGTGGATGAGGAAGGCAACGAAACCTATATTCCAGAATTAGTTGAAGCGCTGATCCCGCTAGGGGATAAAATCTATTATCTAGCTCACGATACTTCGCTGAATTACAGCCAAGAGATGCTGGCAGCCGAGGCCAAGCTTAAGGAACCGGTACAGCAGATGATCGAGTCGTTGCAGCGCAAAGGTTATTTTCGCCAGGATATGAGCAGCCAGTGGATTCTGAATGTGCTGTATTCCCTGCTCTTTGTCACCTGGCAGCAGATACAAGAAGGTCATATTGCCAAGAAATCCGCTGCGGGGCTTGTCTTGGAGACATTATACAACGGTTTTAAAGGAGGACATTCATGA
- a CDS encoding sensor histidine kinase, protein MNNRRRPFKKIFKFSTKLIIALSTANILISCITGLITYRIHLSLFNEEISRQYYMTTDQILAQLDSRVNDMYRITDYITLNPSVSQAVMEQNEQSNSYERMKLEQLLDKEMYQVRLDAPEIMGIRIYDLKENIFNLGSFSGRFYNLESAYLDDMVLRLKETGGEYVWSRTAEGDFQQRDDANVVLAGRLMRSINLDTYGRMLILFNTSLFESHLKDLRIHEDTEAYLFDEEGRLLYSLNGLDGQEVPELANMPGMGNLVREEQGVSYMYTRQQSEKVGFTLVSKVSLAQIQSKSTVILQVAVASALVSLVSLGIIIALISRMLLRPLGNLVRGMKHVREGKFDTRVQIRSKDELGYLGESFNNMTAHIETLIYEMYERKINEKEAELKAIQAQLNPHFLYNTLGMFFWKFYMLGDEKSARLITSLSEMLQYTLEPVQQMTTLRDEIRQIHNYLEIQKARYPDSLTAEIDIPEEMLDCRVFRLLIQPIVENAFIHAFRNKKTDRRLQITGYVQSAGEGSAPFLVLEISDNGSGMTQEMIDRILNPPYEPLNDKRKSIGTISVIRRIELVYGATYGVEFESEPGEGTLVRLKLPCRLQESEDI, encoded by the coding sequence ATGAACAACAGGCGGCGTCCATTTAAGAAAATATTCAAATTCAGCACCAAGCTGATTATCGCGTTATCGACGGCCAATATACTGATCTCCTGCATCACAGGTTTGATTACGTACCGCATTCATTTATCGCTGTTTAACGAAGAAATCAGCCGGCAATATTACATGACGACAGATCAGATTCTCGCCCAGCTGGATTCAAGAGTCAATGACATGTACCGAATCACAGACTACATCACCTTAAATCCGTCGGTCAGTCAGGCCGTCATGGAGCAGAATGAACAGTCCAATTCCTACGAACGGATGAAGCTCGAACAGCTGCTGGACAAGGAGATGTATCAGGTCCGTCTGGATGCGCCAGAGATCATGGGCATCCGTATTTATGATTTGAAAGAGAACATCTTTAATCTTGGTTCGTTTTCTGGTCGTTTCTATAATTTGGAAAGTGCATATCTCGACGATATGGTTCTTAGGCTGAAAGAAACCGGAGGCGAATATGTCTGGAGCAGGACGGCCGAAGGCGATTTCCAGCAGCGGGATGATGCCAATGTGGTGTTAGCCGGGCGTCTTATGCGCTCGATTAATCTGGACACCTATGGGAGGATGCTCATTCTATTCAACACCTCGCTGTTTGAATCTCATTTGAAGGACCTGCGCATTCATGAGGATACCGAAGCCTATTTGTTTGATGAGGAGGGCAGGCTGTTGTACTCCTTAAACGGCTTGGACGGCCAGGAAGTACCCGAGTTGGCGAATATGCCCGGTATGGGTAATCTGGTCCGCGAAGAGCAAGGGGTCTCCTACATGTACACGAGACAACAGTCTGAGAAGGTCGGCTTCACGCTGGTAAGCAAAGTTTCGCTCGCGCAAATACAAAGTAAAAGCACGGTCATTCTACAGGTAGCCGTTGCTTCGGCACTTGTCAGTCTCGTTAGTCTGGGCATCATTATCGCTCTCATTAGCCGTATGCTGCTGCGTCCGCTTGGAAACCTCGTTCGGGGGATGAAGCATGTGCGGGAAGGCAAGTTCGACACCCGGGTTCAAATTCGGAGTAAAGATGAGCTGGGTTATTTGGGAGAGAGCTTCAACAACATGACAGCCCATATCGAAACCTTGATCTATGAAATGTATGAACGTAAAATTAATGAAAAAGAAGCCGAGTTAAAGGCAATCCAGGCGCAGCTGAACCCTCATTTTCTATATAACACGCTGGGCATGTTCTTCTGGAAATTCTATATGCTTGGAGATGAGAAATCTGCCCGTCTGATTACCAGCCTGTCGGAAATGTTGCAATATACGCTGGAGCCCGTCCAGCAGATGACTACGCTGCGAGATGAAATCAGGCAGATTCATAATTATTTGGAGATTCAGAAGGCACGTTATCCAGATTCGCTTACCGCCGAAATTGACATTCCCGAAGAGATGCTGGATTGCCGCGTGTTCCGGCTGCTTATTCAGCCGATTGTGGAGAACGCCTTCATCCATGCCTTCCGCAATAAAAAAACAGACCGCCGCCTGCAAATTACCGGCTATGTTCAGTCTGCCGGAGAAGGCAGCGCTCCGTTTCTTGTGCTGGAGATCAGCGATAACGGCAGCGGTATGACGCAGGAAATGATTGACCGTATTCTGAACCCGCCATACGAACCGTTAAACGACAAACGCAAGTCCATCGGGACGATAAGCGTTATCCGCCGGATTGAACTGGTGTACGGCGCCACGTACGGGGTCGAATTCGAGTCGGAGCCCGGCGAAGGAACGCTGGTGCGGCTGAAGCTGCCTTGCCGGCTGCAGGAGAGTGAGGACATATGA
- a CDS encoding response regulator transcription factor, whose amino-acid sequence MIGKLLVVDDEIWFREGLVQLISSNQLGWEVVGEAADGEEAVQAVELYKPDLIITDINMPVMDGLQLMEWLSRAHPEIRVIILTGYRDFEYAQRALRYGAVEFLLKPFSLDEAYRVLRKAYEELRLKQLKLRVTKQERQTEVFRAALFGLPCERALRENWEQKWRAADFCILQVHSYELPGKNYTQSDINLLHYAVTNILQELLQGHQAEGLYFPLRKEAFAFLLEPGPAGVTYRNAVKEAMSRFIGLETSWLELGAVQRFEELAEQYNEVHSGHGDGRAGDLAAVDGFPLLKEELLSLLVTSNLPAAEQRLAEYVDQAASLGLQSCKTRIYTLVTVFSSILLTDFKHVNAAAAGEGLNPAHILEIQSVQELLSWAKEKCAEFLDIFDHWLNQQQDNVVVQAKQYIDGHYQTDCSLQMVAAHVHVTPNYLSNLFKKESGIGLTNYVSQLRIEEAKALLQFTRLRMMEIAERVGFDNSSYFTVVFKQLTGESPRAFRRRYEERTD is encoded by the coding sequence ATGATTGGTAAATTGCTTGTAGTGGACGATGAAATCTGGTTTCGCGAAGGGCTTGTGCAATTAATCAGCAGCAACCAGTTGGGCTGGGAAGTGGTCGGCGAAGCGGCTGACGGAGAAGAGGCCGTGCAGGCGGTGGAGCTGTACAAGCCGGATTTAATCATAACGGATATTAATATGCCGGTGATGGACGGGCTTCAGTTAATGGAATGGTTGTCCCGCGCTCATCCAGAGATCAGAGTCATTATTCTGACCGGTTATCGTGATTTCGAATATGCCCAGCGCGCGCTGCGCTACGGGGCGGTGGAGTTTCTGCTTAAGCCCTTTTCGCTGGACGAGGCTTATCGCGTCTTGCGCAAGGCGTATGAAGAGCTTCGGTTGAAGCAGCTGAAACTACGGGTGACGAAGCAGGAAAGGCAGACAGAGGTGTTCCGCGCAGCGTTGTTCGGCTTGCCCTGCGAACGGGCGCTCCGGGAGAATTGGGAGCAGAAATGGCGGGCAGCGGATTTTTGTATACTTCAGGTTCACAGCTATGAGTTGCCGGGCAAGAATTACACTCAGAGCGATATCAACCTTCTTCATTATGCGGTAACGAATATTTTGCAGGAGCTGCTGCAGGGGCATCAGGCGGAAGGCCTGTATTTCCCATTGCGCAAGGAGGCGTTCGCTTTCTTGCTGGAGCCTGGCCCCGCGGGAGTGACGTACCGCAATGCCGTGAAGGAAGCTATGAGCCGCTTCATCGGATTAGAGACAAGCTGGCTGGAATTAGGCGCTGTACAGCGGTTCGAGGAGCTGGCGGAGCAATACAACGAGGTTCATTCCGGACATGGGGACGGCAGGGCGGGGGATTTGGCGGCTGTGGACGGCTTTCCGCTGCTCAAGGAGGAGCTGCTGTCCCTGCTTGTAACCAGTAACTTGCCGGCGGCGGAACAGCGGCTGGCAGAATATGTGGATCAGGCGGCGTCCCTTGGACTGCAGTCCTGCAAAACGAGGATTTACACGCTGGTCACTGTTTTTTCAAGTATTCTGCTGACAGACTTCAAGCATGTGAACGCGGCGGCTGCTGGGGAGGGGCTCAATCCTGCCCACATCCTCGAGATACAGTCTGTTCAGGAGCTGCTGTCTTGGGCCAAAGAAAAATGCGCGGAATTTCTGGATATCTTCGATCATTGGCTGAATCAGCAACAGGACAATGTAGTGGTTCAGGCCAAGCAATACATTGATGGTCACTATCAAACGGACTGTTCGCTGCAGATGGTTGCCGCACATGTACACGTAACGCCTAATTATCTCAGCAATTTGTTTAAGAAAGAGTCCGGCATCGGCCTTACAAATTACGTCAGCCAGTTGCGAATCGAGGAAGCGAAAGCGCTGCTGCAATTCACCCGGCTGAGGATGATGGAAATTGCGGAGCGGGTAGGCTTCGATAATTCCAGTTATTTTACGGTGGTCTTTAAGCAACTGACCGGGGAATCGCCGCGGGCGTTTCGCCGACGGTATGAGGAACGAACGGACTGA
- a CDS encoding bifunctional cytochrome P450/NADPH--P450 reductase produces the protein MKEAGYIPQPKTFGPLGNLPLIDKDQPTLSLCKLAEEYGPIYRLKLPGYSGLVVSGHELVADVCDISRFDKQIYSELENVRAFGGDGLFTSRTNEPNWQKAHNILLPTFSKQAMKGYHSMMVDIALQLIQKWARLNPNESIDVPDDMTRLTLDTIGLCGFNYRFNSYYRETHSPFINSMVRALNEAMHKSARLEIQNKLMVRTRRQFNQDVQTMFSLVDTIIEERKANGDRGETDLLARMLNGKDPETGESLDDENIRYQMITFLIAGHETTSGLLSFALYFLIKNPDSLKKAYLEVDQVLTSPSPEYSQVLQLHYIRMILNESLRLWPTAPGFELYAKEDTVIGGKYPVKKGENVGVLLPQLHRDKEAWGEDADEFRPERFEDPDKVPNHAYKPFGNGQRACIGMQFALHEATLVLGMILQHFELIDHTSYQLNVKQTLTLKPGDFTMRVQPRNKLQTSALAQELEAKDSDNNGDKRNLGRVQSSIIGAEHIPLLVLYGSDLGTAERIARELSDIAQIYGFKSEVAPLNDWKGKLPKEGAVLIVTASYNGQPPRNAREFVQWLEGVEPGELEGVHYAVFGCGDRSWSSTYQNVPKLIDEQLALKGARRLSPRGEADAGGDFEKQVEEWQERMWSDVMMAFNLKLNEDAENKRSALNVQFVSGMEAMPLAQTYEAVYASVTENRELQKTDSGRSTRYIEIALPEGVRYQEGDHLGVLPCNSRENVERIVRRYGLNRKDQLILTANGRNAVHLPLDRPVNLQDLLSHCVEVQEAATRAQLRELAAYTVCPPHKRELTALLEEEAYKDQILKKRLTMLDLLEKYEACEMPFERFLELLPPLKPRYYSISSSPRANPERASITVAVVQGSAWSGRGDYHGVASNYLAECKAAEEILMFVRTPDSGFQLPEDPRTPVIMVGPGTGVAPFRGFLQARAAIRQVGADLGEARLYFGCRNEWDYIYREELEQYERDGIVTLRTAFSRMEGKSKTYVQHLMEQDAAEIVSLLSTGGRIYVCGDGSEMAPDVESALQQAYLAIHGVGQQEARAWLNNLEAEGRYAKDVWAKT, from the coding sequence ATAAAAGAAGCAGGGTATATCCCGCAGCCCAAAACGTTTGGCCCCCTTGGCAACCTTCCTTTAATAGACAAAGATCAACCGACTCTTTCGCTATGCAAGCTGGCTGAGGAGTACGGCCCTATTTACCGCCTAAAGCTCCCCGGCTATTCCGGCCTGGTCGTTTCCGGACATGAACTGGTGGCTGATGTTTGTGATATCTCCCGCTTCGATAAACAAATTTACAGTGAATTAGAGAATGTACGAGCTTTTGGCGGTGATGGTCTATTTACAAGCAGAACGAACGAGCCCAATTGGCAAAAAGCCCATAACATCCTACTCCCTACTTTTAGCAAGCAAGCCATGAAAGGGTACCATTCCATGATGGTAGACATTGCCTTGCAGTTGATTCAAAAATGGGCACGTCTTAACCCGAATGAGAGTATTGATGTGCCAGATGACATGACCCGGCTTACGCTGGACACGATTGGATTATGCGGATTCAATTACCGTTTTAACAGTTACTATAGAGAAACGCATAGCCCCTTTATCAATAGTATGGTTCGCGCTCTAAATGAAGCCATGCATAAAAGTGCACGGCTGGAGATTCAGAACAAACTTATGGTACGAACAAGACGCCAATTTAATCAGGATGTTCAGACGATGTTTTCATTAGTGGACACCATTATTGAAGAACGCAAGGCGAACGGGGACCGGGGGGAAACGGACTTGCTCGCCCGCATGCTTAACGGGAAGGACCCGGAGACTGGAGAGTCGCTGGATGACGAGAATATCCGGTATCAAATGATCACGTTCTTAATCGCGGGGCATGAGACGACAAGCGGTTTATTGTCTTTTGCGCTCTATTTTCTAATAAAAAATCCGGATTCCCTTAAGAAAGCCTATCTGGAAGTGGATCAGGTACTGACAAGTCCGTCTCCAGAGTATTCACAGGTTCTACAGCTCCATTACATTCGCATGATTCTAAACGAATCGTTGCGTCTATGGCCCACCGCCCCGGGCTTTGAACTATATGCCAAAGAAGATACGGTAATTGGAGGAAAGTATCCCGTTAAGAAAGGCGAGAATGTTGGAGTTCTCCTGCCACAGCTTCATCGGGACAAAGAGGCCTGGGGAGAAGACGCCGATGAATTCCGACCCGAGCGCTTCGAAGATCCCGATAAAGTTCCTAATCATGCCTACAAGCCATTCGGTAATGGTCAACGAGCTTGTATTGGGATGCAGTTTGCACTTCACGAAGCAACGCTAGTCCTTGGGATGATTCTTCAGCATTTCGAATTAATTGATCATACGAGCTATCAGCTTAACGTAAAGCAGACCTTAACGCTGAAGCCGGGAGACTTCACTATGCGGGTGCAGCCCCGAAATAAACTCCAGACAAGTGCTCTTGCTCAAGAATTGGAAGCGAAGGATTCAGATAACAATGGAGATAAGCGGAACCTCGGCCGGGTTCAGAGCTCCATCATAGGGGCAGAACATATACCTTTGCTCGTGCTGTATGGATCAGATTTAGGAACGGCAGAGCGGATTGCCCGGGAGCTCTCTGATATTGCACAAATATATGGTTTCAAGAGTGAGGTTGCGCCGCTAAATGATTGGAAAGGGAAGTTACCGAAGGAAGGGGCTGTACTGATCGTTACCGCTTCTTATAATGGACAGCCTCCGAGAAATGCGCGTGAGTTCGTGCAATGGCTGGAAGGGGTAGAACCGGGTGAGCTTGAAGGCGTTCATTATGCGGTATTCGGTTGTGGAGACCGCAGTTGGTCGAGTACGTATCAGAATGTGCCAAAATTAATTGATGAGCAGCTCGCTCTAAAAGGAGCCCGGAGGCTCTCCCCGCGTGGTGAAGCAGATGCCGGCGGAGACTTCGAGAAGCAGGTTGAAGAATGGCAGGAACGCATGTGGTCTGATGTTATGATGGCTTTCAATCTGAAATTAAATGAGGATGCGGAGAACAAAAGAAGTGCCCTTAACGTTCAGTTCGTCAGTGGAATGGAGGCGATGCCTCTGGCCCAAACCTACGAAGCTGTTTACGCTTCGGTGACGGAAAACCGTGAACTTCAGAAGACTGATAGCGGAAGGAGCACCCGGTATATTGAGATCGCACTGCCAGAAGGAGTCAGGTATCAGGAGGGCGATCACCTTGGGGTGCTGCCATGCAACAGCAGAGAGAATGTGGAGCGGATTGTACGGCGGTACGGATTGAATAGGAAGGATCAATTGATTCTGACGGCAAATGGACGAAACGCTGTACATCTTCCCTTGGACCGCCCCGTTAATCTCCAGGATCTGCTCAGTCACTGTGTAGAGGTGCAGGAAGCTGCTACCCGTGCGCAGCTGCGTGAGCTTGCGGCTTACACCGTTTGCCCTCCGCACAAGCGAGAACTTACGGCTTTGTTGGAGGAGGAAGCCTACAAGGATCAGATCTTGAAGAAACGGCTCACGATGCTGGACCTGCTTGAGAAGTACGAAGCCTGCGAAATGCCGTTTGAACGGTTTCTGGAGTTATTGCCGCCCCTTAAACCTAGATACTATTCGATCTCAAGCTCTCCGCGAGCCAACCCGGAACGTGCCAGTATTACTGTAGCTGTGGTGCAGGGTTCTGCCTGGAGCGGACGCGGCGACTATCACGGAGTTGCCTCTAATTACTTAGCCGAATGCAAGGCGGCCGAAGAGATTCTCATGTTCGTTCGTACACCCGATTCTGGATTCCAACTCCCGGAAGATCCAAGAACACCGGTTATCATGGTGGGGCCCGGGACAGGAGTAGCACCTTTTAGGGGATTTTTACAGGCGCGTGCTGCAATCAGGCAAGTAGGGGCGGATTTGGGTGAAGCCCGGCTTTATTTTGGATGCAGGAATGAATGGGATTATATATATCGGGAAGAGCTTGAACAATATGAAAGAGACGGTATCGTTACTCTTCGTACTGCTTTTTCTCGAATGGAAGGCAAATCCAAAACATATGTACAGCATTTGATGGAACAGGATGCAGCCGAGATAGTGAGCTTGCTTTCCACAGGAGGGCGGATTTATGTATGCGGGGATGGCAGTGAAATGGCCCCGGATGTCGAGTCAGCCTTACAGCAAGCCTACCTTGCGATACATGGAGTAGGACAACAAGAAGCAAGAGCTTGGCTTAACAACCTGGAAGCCGAGGGGCGTTACGCCAAAGATGTATGGGCAAAGACATAA
- a CDS encoding MFS transporter, whose amino-acid sequence MITATRRVHNLGLFTFAAGALGCALAPNAALLLGFRVIQGIGASMYQATNMALIVEVFPKEQRGRALGLMSTFVAAGSMAGPALGGFPGAVVLLGEQLLAAGRGVGRRKSKLTLSI is encoded by the coding sequence ATGATTACTGCCACCCGGAGGGTTCATAACCTTGGGCTGTTCACTTTTGCGGCAGGCGCATTGGGGTGTGCGCTGGCTCCGAATGCTGCGCTGCTGCTGGGATTCCGGGTCATTCAAGGGATTGGCGCCTCAATGTATCAAGCTACCAATATGGCGCTGATTGTCGAGGTCTTTCCGAAGGAGCAGCGGGGGCGGGCGCTCGGGCTGATGAGTACGTTTGTGGCCGCAGGTTCGATGGCCGGTCCGGCGCTGGGCGGGTTTCCTGGTGCAGTGGTTCTCCTGGGAGAGCAACTTCTGGCTGCTGGCCGGGGTGTCGGTCGCCGTAAGAGTAAATTGACTCTAAGTATTTAA